Proteins from one Ciconia boyciana chromosome 26, ASM3463844v1, whole genome shotgun sequence genomic window:
- the LOC140644203 gene encoding EF-hand calcium-binding domain-containing protein 12-like: protein MAEAWIQARRQFRAALESLGDIEKWLAQKPSLSSQEERCWQRIKARRADRRAAVKAAVTDSLDHSPPKSSQPRKKGTIPLICAPYPQALVTLHNLLHKQKLRMVDVFRKAGMDGRKIKRADFVKVIKETKVPISDRDLEDVVIFLTSSKPGNFISPEDLVDCQKQWLEMKKGQSQETKTGVEAQFQKATCRPATDPPSAGDAAKQMKPHAPTKPERNLIHLDVPPVNAEPERRHLSYDEMEEIGKLLRERRRWEENKDSPIERKEKCRMVRSGDGPVDEHCLPSTAEADLGELVDRYRRNAVRSYLKSSRLCKERDVHITDPTLQKALLHPGDKIIKEGEDIRKIRQPGGYYSAGRADAPSPGSTSRPGTASGSQAKEMGDRHLQRNKLQKSSDNNFWPGHLLDKLCLYFPEKQHDRAHALFSYVHPTRPAYHGI, encoded by the exons ATGGCGGAGGCTTGGATTCAGGCGAGGAGGCAGTTTCGAGCTGCGCTGGAAAGCTTAGGGGACATTGAAAAATGGCTGGCTCAAAAACCTTCCCTCAGCAGTCAAGAAGAACGATGCTGGCAAAGAATAAAGGCACGCAGAGCAGACAGGAGGGCTGCTGTCAAAGCAGCCGTGACCGACAGCCTGGAC CACTCGCCACCAAAGAGCAGCCAGCCCCGGAAGAAGGGTACCATTCCCCTTATTTGTGCACCATACCCCCAGGCTCTAGTCACGCTGCATAACCTCCTGCACAAACAGAAGCTGAGGATGGTGGACGTATTCAGGAAGGCTGGTATGGACGGGAGGAAGATCAAGAGAGCAGACTTCGTCAAAGTCATCAAGGAG ACCAAAGTTCCCATCAGCGACAGGGATCTGGAGGACGTGGTCATCTTCTTGACTTCCTCAAAACCGGGGAATTTTATAAGCCCCGAAGATCTGGTTGACTGTCAAAAGCAGTGGctggaaatgaagaaaggacAATCCCAAGAGACCAAAACAG GTGTAGAAGCTCAGTTCCAGAAAGCCACCTGCAGACCTGCCACTGATCCACCTTCTGCTGGGGACGCAGCCAAACAGATGAAGCCTCATGCTCCTACCAAGCCTGAAAGAAACTTAATACACTTGGACGTTCCACCGGTCAATGCCGAGCCAGAACGACGACATCTGAGCTATGATGAAATGGAAGAGATTGGAAAACTCTTAAGAGAGAGGAGGCGGTGGGAGGAG AACAAAGACAGCCCGATAGAACGGAAAGAAAAGTGCCGGATGGTGAGATCTGGGGATGGCCCCGTTGATGAGCACTGCCTGCCCTCAACTGCAGAGGCTGACTTGGGAGAACTGGTTGACCGATACCGCAGGAATGCCGTCAGGAGCTATCTGAAGAGCTCCAGGCTGTGCAAAGAGCGCGATGTTCACATCACCGACCCAACGCTGCAGAAAG CCCTGCTGCATCCAGGAGACAAGATCATCAAGGAGGGAGAAGACATAAGGAAGATCAGGCAGCCTGGAGGATACTACAGCGCAGGACGTGCGGATGCTCCATCGCCTGGGAGCACCTCCAGACCAGGAACCGCATCTGGAAGCCAGGCCAAGGAGATGGGAGATAG GCATCTTCAGAGGAATAAGTTGCAAAAGTCAAGTGACAATAACTTCTGGCCAGGTCATCTCCTGGACAAGCTATGCCTTTACtttcctgaaaagcagcatGACAGGGCACACGCCTTGTTCAGCTATGTTCATCCAACCAGGCCCGCCTACCATGGCATCTAA